The genomic region CAACATTATACAGCGATAAAGTGAAGTAACAAGGTAAATTCTTCTGAGCTTTTGCACAGCAAATAAAGGCAGCAATCAATCACGTTGTGTTGTATACTTCTGAGAATTATAAAACAACAAGGAAGCTGTAGTCCGAAACATCAATTGTATGTACTGTTTGTCGAACTTAAAAATGTCTCCTTTCAACCTTGACAAAGACAGCTGCATGTAAAGTTTTGATGCGAAATATTCATCACGCCCCTGGTGTATGATGGCCTTTAAAGGAAAGACTGCAACTACAGTTTAAATGAGTGTGAAGTCCAGAGACCAGTAAGCAAAGTTCACAGGTTAAAGCAGCCTTGCCACTAAGGACAAAGCAGAAGGTGCGGCAGAGTAGGCAGCCAGTGAAAAAGAGGCGTTTTGGGCAGAAACCCAAATAATGTAACAGTATAATGACTTGGGCTACCGTAAAGACCATGTAGGAAATGGTTAAGTCAGACCTGATCAGGTGCTAAAAAGGACAGTTATTAAAAGAATTAGAGAAAAGGAATCTATGAATATGGTGTGAAAATGTTTAGGGTTTGTAAGAGAAGGCAAAAAGCAAGGCAGCTTGATTTGCATAGCACATTTCTGCAACTGGGCATTTCAAAGTGCactacataaaacatttaagagcagttaaaaacgattaagaaattaaaaacagataaaatacgagaagaaaagttacagtgcagtataaggaatgaaacattaaagagcagttaaaacaaaaacaaaaagataaaatacaagatttaGGCAGCTAGTCCTTGCCGATCCCAGAATGGGCCAGTCCCATTCTGCTGTCTCACTTTTTAACTCTCTTCATATGCTTATTTAGATTGTCATATAGTTTTAACATTGCTACTTCAGTATaggaaattaataattatttaaagaaatgccaaaaaaaataaaagtcttcaaccttgatttaaaagaaatgtgagtAGAGgcagacctgcagttttctAGAGCttcttccagatatgtggagcacaTAAACTGAaggctgcttccccctgtttagttttgactctggggacagcaggcagaccggtccaagatgacctgagaggtctgggtggtttaTAGTACAGTAACAgatctgaaatgtattttggccttAAAAGATAGTTTTAGAGGTAATAAAGTCAAGGCAGCAACAGGAGATCTTTGGAGAGTGAAGGCAACTTACAAGACAATGGAGGAGGGCTACAGATGTTTAGACAGAAGGCAGTATTATGTTAGATTGACAACTTTAGGGAAAGCAGAAAGCCttaaaaatcaacagaaaaggACTGAGCTAGGGCAACTATTTTTTGCAAAGGGATGGTaagaaaaatgacacaatgaaTGGGACTTATAGGGAGTTAGAGGCTAACTTAGTAAAGCTGTACACTGATGGGGTAAGGGAGTTAGTATTACCATTAGATATGCCCTCCGTTGGGGTAATAGCATCAAATGCATCTTAAAGCCCACACTCTAAGAGATGGAAAAGGTAGTACGTCAGCATCCGTCCGCTGGACCTAATGGTGTACCCTATAGGCTGTGTAAAAATTCTCTGAACGTGTGAGTTTTGTGGAGCCTTAATCGAGTAGCATGGATGAAGCCGCAACGCATGGTCCAGCAAAATGGCTGAAAGGAACTTTGGGCCTACTGAGAATTATTTAGTTTATATAGGACAATTTAGGCCTATCTGTCTTCTTAATGTAGAAGGtaagattttagattttattttagtttatagGTACAGAGATAGTTTGGGTACCTAGAAAGGATTAAGCTAATCACCACCTCAGTGTAGAAAGCCAGGTGTTTGTGCTTGGAGCACACCAGCACTATTAAGCATACTGTGTATTGATAACTGTTAAGAATGCACATTTTTCCTTGTAAGCTAACTAGAGTAAGAAAAATCCTAATGCTGATCATCCATGTTTTCATATTCATCAAGCAGTTGTCTCTTTCTACCAGCCCCGTCCCCGTACTTCCCCCAGCTCAGGTGACTTTATGTGCTCGGTGTGCCACAAGATATTCCCTCTGCAGCGCATGTTGACTCGACACTTGAAGTGCCACAGCCTGGTGAAGAGACATCCTTGTCGATTTTGTGGCAAAGGATTCAACGATACCTTTGACCTCAAGAGGCACATGCGAACACACACAGGTCAGGAATAAACtttattctcacacacacacacacacacacacacacacacacagagttttagAAATGAGTAATGTCTGCTACATCCTATAGGCATTCTTTGAAAATCCTTCACATAAATCAAAGTATCAGGACCACAATctaaaaatactctattacaattagaaattattattatggagGCGGATCAGACAACCCgttctcacggcagtttgtgaaatggtcacgttattttgatctatAACGTATTCGTCAACTGGGACaacttttcttgtttattttgtggtggtTTCCACAAAATTAACAACGGCCGCCGGGACACGATCTCTGGGGGGAcacaacaacagggaaatgaaacgccacacacaGGTAACAACGTTACtgttgtgtttaggaaaagaacaacagcaAAAGGAGAAGGAGTACAgccacaacaacgggacggttatGATTAAAGAAGGAGAATGCGGAAAGTCCAAAAAAAACTCCTCCTCCGGATTCTCAATACAACTCACTACAGTAATTGTGTTGTTATCACGAAAGATGCTTCTCATTGTAATGCATTCGTATAGCATTGGTGGTCACCActacaaaaataacaagaaaatcgtgtccctgtACATATAACAATAGACGAAATAATGTTACCATTTCACGAATTGCCATGAGAATGGGCTGCTTTTTCCTCACAAGACACAGGCTTGTTAATTTGACAACATTGCatgttttagtttgtgttggCAATGTGTCTTGAGATGGCTCTGCAGTAAAAGATGAATAAAGATTAGAGTTGTCAGCTTTTTGGCCAACAGCTGGCAATTATGGAAAGCTAATTATATTAAAGTTCATGAAACCTTAATATAATCcttcaattaaaaatatataataataatcaaaacaatttttaagtaaaaaataaataaatatgtttggtGCAGTTAAGGGATACTGTTGATAGCTCCCTAGCTCCTTCTTCCGAGGTTTATTAGGATATACTGTAGCAGACCTTACTACATGGCGCTGAAGAGATAcagtaggtctggcaatgcaagccTACTAATCCACTGATTCCAATCTAAATGTATAAATGCATCCCCACGAACTTGCACaggaaaaaataacttttttctcTCACCCTGCTGCAGGTATACGTCCCTACAAGTGTGAGCTATGTGAGAAAGCCTTCACACAGCGTTGCTCTCTGGAGTCCCATATGAGGAAAATTCATGGTGTTCACCAACAGTATGCCTACCGCCAGAGACGCTCCAAGATCTTTGTAtgtgaggactgtggttacaCCTCAAACCGCCCTGATGAGTATTTCCTTCATGTAAGACAGTGCCACCCTGGCAGTCCCGCCCTCCGAAGGTACTACCGACGCCAGGTCCATGAGAACAGCAGCTTTGCTTCAGAAGACAGTAAACTCAACCCCTATTTGCTGTACTCAGCCCCTGCATACTACATGTAGATCTGATTCTAACTCTTAAATACATTGTATTGGAGCATTGCATTGAATCTGTTTCAAGTCATTCATAATAGACATTTTCAGGAATTTTTGAATTTGTATTCAACTAAGTtgcaagagttttttttgttcatcagTCTGTTTTCAACTatagattttcatttaaatgataaCCTTTTCTACcagtttttaacacttttgttttcgTGTACActtacagttaaaataaaaatgaaggatcaaaaattatacttaatgtttttattgttaatattaatattaatatttagcTGACAGTCAAAAATACCCCAAAGGCCACAGAATGGTGGTATTTCTGTAAGAAAGGAGACCCACCATGTACacatcagaatttttttttctttaaatattgtatatgtgGTACGAGACTTCAAAGAACCAATCAGCAGCAAAAATGCCCAACTTTTGATCTGCTGGGAGACTGACAAAATGACCTTACACTTTCTGTCCATTACAAAGTTCCACTATCTTACAGTCCTTGAcaatacagtggggctcgaaagtttgggcaccccagctaaaaatctgaattaatgtgcataaagaagccaagaaaagatggaataatctccaaaaggcatcaaaagagagattagacaatataatgtataatgacTGTATAATATCtcacaaaagttagattttacttctatcatttacactttcaaaataacagaaaacaaaaaaatggcgtcagCAAAAGtatgggcaccctgcagagttaataccttgtactgccccctttggcaagtatcacaacTTGGTAAcgctttttcctctttgtttcctgtatctgtcttttattgtctgtaaagcgtccttgagtgctcagaaaggcgctgttaaataaaatgtattattatattattatcattaaataaataaatttacagaaatgctaaataaaaattgtaagATAATTTCTCAGTAAATTTTGCTCAGAGGGGTTATTTGAATTTCCCTGGAATATGGGGAATGAACTCTGAATTCTGGGCAACCACCTTTGTGCTTCTTGATTTACACTTAGTTTTTATGTTGGGAATTTACTCCCCATAATTCATTGGGAGTTGGAACACTGTATATTCCTCGGCGTATTGCATGGCTTCTTCTGAGGGATTGCCCAATGGGATCAATTTCTTGCAGACTTTGTCTAACACACCACCTTTGAATGCGTTGCCCACGTGACCTCAAGCTCCCCTGTTCACCTGCATTTGTGGTTGAGTGAAAAATTTCAGCAACAACTCTGTTCAGGTTGTCATCTGACAGTGTTGCATATGTCAGTGGCTGAATACCAAGCAGCTGTCTGTGACTATAGATAGTCCGACAGCTAACTCCCAAGCATCTTGCGATGCTTTGCCAGTTCATTCCAAGGGATACTAAATGAGAgattaaggctgaatcccatttccccgtcttacccctaccccttggcccttacccctaccccttggcccttgaaaccaagNNNNNNNNNNNNNNNNNNNNNNNNNNNNNNNNNNNNNNNNNNNNNNNNNNNNNNNNNNNNNNNNNNNNNNNNNNNNNNNNNNNNNNNNNNNNNNNNNNNNATGCGATGTATagagtccattcaaggcagaaatatgtgggactgttgtgcaaatcaacgttagcgattagcgttagcaattagcgttagcattgcaagttagcgatttttaaaaagtttcagttaggaacatggttgcaagtatacatgcacaggactgcatagaccacaaaacaagactgtcatAACCTTTTAATAgattatttaaagctgaaagtacttacatttatgtgtctctctaGTCGACGGGCAGCCATTGctgcctgtttgttttcaagtgaggtcgcgtccacactaggTTCCAAGGGCCATACAGCCCTTGGTcaatccccttcccctaggccgtaataggtattgggacagaactaggtcccgcgtgaacgcgcaaaagctaggcGAAGGGGTAAgcggaaggggtaaggggaaggattgggattcagccttagtctTGTGAAATGCTGTATTGAGGCCTTCCTTTAAGCCCAGTCATTACAGGTGGAGGCAATCTTCAACAAATTTCAAGATGGACAATAATCCACATAAGGTTTGAACGTGATCACGTCATGAGAAAAGAAATCTGTAGCTCCTCTTTGGATATTTTCAACTCATTCCaatatattgataaaaaaatgtcttaatatCAATTTCATTGCTACTTACTccaaaaatttgaatttgaactTGACAAGAAAGAAATAAGGTTTAGTTTGAATAGCATCATTGTGTAGGTGGGCTCCTTAAATCCAGG from Etheostoma cragini isolate CJK2018 chromosome 13, CSU_Ecrag_1.0, whole genome shotgun sequence harbors:
- the zgc:171929 gene encoding putative transcription factor ovo-like protein 3; protein product: MLVDKSKNSVCKDHRLRERSTEVEEKKKIRESKTMPRSFLVKKKRGACGAWQWKEQEQLEWKEDNTEVSEIAMEQIPCSPDTQQPATLPQSVATIECGTAAGMMSVPFAASGGPGSDTKPDWSTLMLRGSFYHPSALALVNRAKPRPRTSPSSGDFMCSVCHKIFPLQRMLTRHLKCHSLVKRHPCRFCGKGFNDTFDLKRHMRTHTGIRPYKCELCEKAFTQRCSLESHMRKIHGVHQQYAYRQRRSKIFVCEDCGYTSNRPDEYFLHVRQCHPGSPALRRYYRRQVHENSSFASEDSKLNPYLLYSAPAYYM